The following coding sequences lie in one Arachis hypogaea cultivar Tifrunner chromosome 9, arahy.Tifrunner.gnm2.J5K5, whole genome shotgun sequence genomic window:
- the LOC112708833 gene encoding uncharacterized protein, whose amino-acid sequence MAPNVSDVANALANEVPFEEPLFMRVLDLEVMHVPEFLDYISAEISFVTDGEFAVGMEFSFRKAVIKAIKEYTIRRNVDYRVYESEPLTFYAKCTQYGSGCDWLIRVSMSSRKYCWVIRMYNDSHTCTRATISQDHSKPDSTTIAEAIKSLVEADPVLKVKSVIAEVQSKFNYTGDDLVTDIWVLHRVFWSYYPCIRAFRHCKPVVQVDGTHLYGKYKGCLLVAVSQDGNNKIVPIAFAIHFVTRDGVRLISDRHESINAAVEKSNGAGSPPRAFHMFCIRHIVSNFLRKFKAPYLQKLVVNIDIRGRCESTKCITSVYENGARPILTG is encoded by the exons ATGGCTCCGAATGTGTCAGATGTGGCAAATGCACTGGCAAACGAAGTGCCGTTTGAGGAGCCATTATTCATGCGAGTTTTGGATTTGGAGGTCATGCATGTTCCGGAGTTTCTGGATTATATCAGTGCAG AAATTTCTTTTGTCACAGATGGTGAATTTGCCGTTGGGATGGAATTCAGTTTTAGGAAAGCTGTTATAAAGGCGATAAAAGAGTATACTATACGAAGAAACGTAGACTACcgggtgtatgagtctgagccattGACATTTTATGCGAAGTGTACACAGTATGGAtcagggtgtgattggcttatccgGGTTAGCATGAGCAGCCGgaagtactgttgggttataagAATGTATAATGACAGTCACACATGTACCAGAGCCACAATTTCTCAGGATCATTCGAAACCGGATTCGAccacaattgcagaagcaattaaGTCGTTGGTTGAGGCTGACCCCGTCTTAAAGGTAAAATCGGTTATAGCAGAGGTGCAATCGAAGTTCAACTACACC GGCGATGACTTGGTGACTGATATTTGGGTATTGCATCGTGTCttttggagttattacccctgCATTAGAGCATTTAGACATTGTAAGCCAGTTGTCCAGGTGGATGGGACTCACTTGTACGGAAAGTACAAGGGTTGTCTACTAGTGGCAGTGTCACAGGATGGCAACAACAAAATCGTCCCAATTGCGTTTGCTatt CATTTTGTCACTCGGGATGGTGTAAGACTGATATCCGACCGTCATGAATCCATAAATGCAGCTGTGGAAAAGAGTAACGGGGCTGGGTCACCTCCTAGAGCATTTCATatgttttgcatcaggcatatagTGTCGAATTTTCTGAGAAAATTCAAGGCGCCGTACTTGCAGAAACTGGTCGTCAATATAG ATATTCGAGGACGGTGCGAGAGTACAAAGTGCATTACCAGCGTTTATGAGAACGGGGCGAGGCCTATACTAACTGGTTAA